In Mycoplasmopsis californica, one genomic interval encodes:
- the rpmF gene encoding 50S ribosomal protein L32 yields the protein MAIVPKRKTSKQRKHKRRTHDALVPQNLVACKNCSSFIQQHRVCQKCGFYKDKIVEGYKSLDSRNN from the coding sequence ATGGCGATTGTTCCAAAGCGTAAAACATCGAAGCAACGTAAACATAAAAGACGTACTCACGATGCTTTAGTACCTCAAAACTTGGTAGCATGCAAAAATTGCTCAAGTTTTATTCAACAACATAGAGTTTGCCAAAAATGCGGTTTCTACAAAGATAAAATTGTAGAGGGCTACAAAAGCTTAGACTCACGCAACAATTAA
- the metK gene encoding methionine adenosyltransferase has protein sequence MEYKKLFTSESVGQGHPDKVCDQISDTILDAYLVQDKYSRVAVETMASGKTLFISGEVSSTVTVDSSKIAENILKKLGYFTDELKIIVDIKQQSPDISQGVDLGDEEIGAGDQGIMFGYATNETPNFMPLAHTLAQELVKKADKLRQSGEFKWAKADMKSQVTVDYTNPEKTTIDTVLLSIQHDENFNELEFKNFIKKFIITPVLAEYGFDKANKILINPTGRFVIGGPIGDTGLTGRKIIVDTYGGAARHGGGAFSGKDYTKVDRSAAYACRWIAKNLVASRLADRVEIQVSYAIGVAEPVSVSVYTFGTEKVERQLIEEVVWKLFDLRPYEIIKNLKLRDIKYAPTSYFGHFGRQDLDLPWERLNKVEEIKEFVRERM, from the coding sequence ATGGAATATAAAAAGTTATTCACGTCCGAAAGTGTTGGGCAAGGACACCCAGACAAGGTTTGCGATCAAATTTCCGATACTATTTTAGACGCTTATCTAGTTCAGGATAAATATTCACGCGTTGCTGTGGAAACAATGGCGAGCGGAAAAACATTGTTTATTTCTGGTGAAGTATCTTCTACTGTGACAGTGGATTCAAGTAAAATTGCTGAAAATATATTGAAAAAACTAGGTTATTTTACTGATGAATTAAAAATTATTGTTGATATCAAACAACAAAGTCCAGATATTAGTCAAGGTGTTGATTTAGGCGATGAAGAAATAGGAGCTGGCGACCAGGGAATAATGTTTGGTTACGCGACAAATGAAACGCCAAATTTTATGCCGTTAGCCCACACACTTGCACAAGAATTAGTGAAAAAAGCTGATAAATTACGCCAAAGTGGTGAGTTTAAGTGAGCAAAGGCAGACATGAAAAGTCAGGTAACTGTTGATTATACAAACCCTGAAAAAACTACGATTGATACAGTTTTGTTGTCAATTCAACATGATGAAAATTTCAATGAGCTGGAATTTAAAAATTTTATTAAAAAATTTATTATTACTCCTGTGTTAGCTGAATATGGTTTTGACAAAGCTAATAAAATTTTGATTAATCCAACAGGTCGATTTGTTATAGGTGGCCCAATCGGCGATACAGGTCTGACAGGTCGCAAAATTATAGTAGACACCTATGGCGGCGCTGCTCGTCATGGTGGTGGCGCATTTAGCGGAAAAGATTACACAAAAGTAGATAGAAGTGCAGCCTACGCTTGCAGGTGAATTGCTAAAAATTTAGTAGCCTCTCGTTTAGCTGATAGAGTTGAAATTCAAGTATCATATGCAATTGGCGTTGCTGAACCTGTATCTGTAAGTGTATATACATTTGGAACTGAGAAAGTTGAACGCCAGCTAATTGAAGAAGTTGTTTGAAAATTATTTGACTTAAGACCATATGAAATTATTAAGAACTTAAAACTTCGTGACATTAAGTACGCACCAACTAGTTATTTTGGTCATTTTGGGCGCCAAGATCTTGATTTACCTTGGGAAAGATTAAATAAGGTTGAGGAAATTAAGGAATTTGTGCGTGAAAGAATGTAG
- a CDS encoding 5'-nucleotidase C-terminal domain-containing protein yields MKKKIFLKLGLIANASVITLPFIAASCNKTDDQKTPKKPLKSTTATSLEEAKHDYRAAYTEYNKEIKTFADQLQQYKKELASNKVKKDQTKKSLIEASVEKLYKDAKTKLDALEKEYNAKFETVRKLEKEQNAKIRTVRIFHTNDEHGRIKFDDYKYNLYSGMIGTDKFIKTKKRDLLLSAGDLIQGLPLSDSDKGKSIAKIAKNMGYDSVAVGNHEFDYGLNHIKSLDDELNKDQAQKMPFLSANIYYKDFSSTTDKPEGYDQNKVGQRVFTPYIVKTLESGLKVAVFGITTPDTTYTSHPKNSALVEFKDPTEESIKVMKEIKQAHPDIKFVIATTHLGVQRNQSTWSSEYLVKNVNKTEKTELDLVLDGHSHTYVEANNSSNSDIYVTQTEAYTKWLGDIEVEFNTETGKIERLSQVLRNIWQIDVATHNQPKDETSANAKLLAALEAEFEKEKSQPAFKNTKTLLHAQNVEIDGTPHWVGRVKPTGLGIMAANALVWDYIRSKPENVANPTPDNTIGLMNGGGLRVDLTEGDLNKGHLLALSPFGNRITAIKVKGSKLIDTLKHGLSKGKSGGFAQLSSNVSYDVDVVKEKDAKLDKLTYVWKPKESSFKINGKNIVADQDYYIVTNDFIAAGGDGYKMLDLTKEKDISLAFEGGKLIDSIMAYGQHITKDGTQLKEELFEKKIDAYSTEEIKANQKVNIPTEAFTNIYKDPKNS; encoded by the coding sequence ATGAAAAAGAAAATATTTTTAAAACTAGGATTAATTGCTAATGCATCGGTAATTACATTACCGTTTATCGCTGCAAGTTGCAACAAAACCGATGATCAAAAAACACCGAAAAAACCACTTAAATCTACCACCGCAACTTCTCTTGAAGAAGCGAAACACGATTATAGAGCGGCTTATACAGAGTATAATAAAGAAATAAAAACATTTGCAGACCAATTGCAACAATATAAAAAAGAACTAGCTAGCAATAAAGTCAAAAAAGATCAAACTAAAAAAAGTTTAATCGAAGCGTCAGTTGAGAAATTATACAAAGATGCTAAAACTAAGTTAGACGCACTTGAAAAAGAATATAATGCTAAATTCGAAACTGTTAGAAAACTTGAAAAAGAACAAAACGCAAAAATAAGAACCGTGAGAATTTTCCACACAAATGATGAGCATGGACGTATTAAATTTGATGATTACAAATACAATTTATACTCAGGCATGATCGGAACAGACAAATTCATCAAAACTAAAAAAAGAGATTTATTGTTGTCTGCTGGTGACTTAATTCAAGGACTACCTCTTTCAGACTCTGATAAAGGAAAATCAATCGCAAAAATTGCCAAAAACATGGGTTATGACTCGGTCGCTGTTGGTAACCACGAATTCGACTACGGTTTAAATCATATTAAAAGTTTAGATGATGAGTTAAACAAAGACCAAGCTCAAAAAATGCCGTTTTTATCAGCAAATATTTATTACAAAGACTTTTCAAGCACAACAGATAAACCAGAAGGTTATGACCAAAACAAAGTTGGACAAAGAGTATTCACTCCTTATATTGTTAAAACTCTTGAAAGTGGTTTAAAGGTAGCTGTTTTTGGAATTACAACACCTGATACAACTTACACATCGCACCCTAAAAACTCTGCTTTAGTTGAATTCAAAGACCCGACAGAAGAATCGATTAAAGTGATGAAAGAAATTAAACAAGCTCATCCTGATATTAAATTCGTTATCGCAACAACCCACTTAGGTGTTCAAAGAAACCAATCGACTTGATCATCAGAATACTTAGTTAAAAACGTTAATAAAACTGAAAAAACTGAATTAGATTTAGTTTTAGATGGCCACAGCCACACATATGTGGAAGCAAATAACAGTAGCAATTCAGACATTTATGTTACACAAACAGAAGCTTACACAAAATGATTAGGTGATATTGAAGTTGAATTCAACACCGAAACTGGAAAAATCGAAAGACTATCACAAGTTTTAAGAAATATATGACAAATTGATGTCGCAACTCACAATCAACCAAAAGATGAAACTAGTGCAAATGCTAAACTATTAGCTGCACTTGAAGCTGAATTCGAAAAAGAAAAAAGCCAACCTGCATTTAAAAACACTAAAACTCTACTTCACGCACAAAATGTTGAAATTGATGGAACCCCTCACTGAGTTGGACGTGTTAAGCCTACTGGTTTAGGTATTATGGCTGCTAATGCCCTAGTTTGAGATTATATAAGAAGCAAACCTGAAAACGTAGCCAATCCAACGCCTGATAATACAATAGGTTTAATGAACGGTGGTGGTCTAAGAGTAGATTTAACTGAAGGGGACTTAAATAAAGGACATTTATTGGCACTGAGTCCATTTGGAAATAGAATTACTGCTATTAAAGTAAAAGGTTCAAAATTAATCGATACTCTTAAACACGGATTATCAAAAGGTAAATCTGGTGGATTTGCTCAATTATCGTCAAATGTTTCATACGATGTAGATGTAGTCAAAGAAAAAGATGCTAAGTTAGATAAGTTAACATACGTGTGAAAACCAAAAGAAAGCTCATTCAAAATCAATGGTAAAAATATTGTCGCTGATCAAGATTACTACATTGTAACTAATGACTTTATAGCTGCTGGCGGCGATGGATACAAAATGCTTGATTTAACAAAAGAAAAAGATATTTCACTAGCATTTGAAGGTGGAAAATTAATCGACTCAATAATGGCTTATGGACAACACATTACAAAAGATGGTACTCAACTAAAAGAAGAATTGTTTGAGAAAAAAATAGATGCATATTCAACCGAAGAAATAAAAGCTAACCAAAAAGTTAATATTCCTACCGAAGCATTCACAAATATTTACAAAGATCCTAAAAATTCATAA
- a CDS encoding dihydrolipoyl dehydrogenase: MEHFDVVIVGGGPGGYPLAILLSKKGKKVALIERKNLGGTCVNEGCIPSKTLIKSAKVFETVLSADKFGIKTSNPVLDFEKVQLRRKNNKIVINNKIKQQLLDAGVSIFEEEASVINEHTISLLSTNITFDKLVIATGSRARLLDIPGFSESLKSKDLIIASDILELDSLPKTLNIIGAGPIALEMAYLYSTFGTKVNIIDSGTFMHKYDSDLALSVKNYIMQRGIKIYENTQILSMDGKKLRVKTNELDEELIADKTLLAVGRQANVESFKKLKLELGSNGFVKVDDRMRTSIENVYALGDVTGIMMLSSVAYRSSDIVAREILGLKSNPINSNHIAWSVYLNPEFSGVGLTEQQIEAEGIDYVKVIMPANSLPRSLADGADNQYTFVKILVEKSTHKILGAFMFAEGAHLLINQISFAMQNNITMDKLQDVTFTHPTIAESLYYIWKMNAF; this comes from the coding sequence ATGGAACATTTTGATGTCGTTATTGTAGGTGGGGGTCCTGGAGGATATCCTCTTGCTATTTTACTTAGTAAAAAGGGCAAAAAAGTCGCATTAATTGAACGTAAGAATTTGGGCGGAACTTGCGTTAACGAGGGTTGCATTCCATCTAAAACTTTAATAAAGTCAGCAAAAGTATTTGAAACTGTTTTAAGTGCTGATAAATTTGGCATTAAAACCAGCAATCCTGTGCTAGATTTTGAAAAAGTTCAGCTACGTCGTAAAAATAACAAAATAGTAATTAATAACAAAATAAAACAACAGCTTTTAGATGCTGGAGTATCAATTTTTGAAGAAGAAGCGAGCGTTATCAATGAACATACAATAAGTTTGTTAAGCACTAATATTACATTTGACAAATTGGTAATTGCAACAGGATCAAGAGCACGACTATTGGATATTCCTGGTTTTAGCGAGTCTTTAAAGAGCAAGGATTTAATTATAGCCTCAGATATTTTGGAATTAGATTCATTACCTAAAACACTTAATATTATAGGGGCTGGTCCAATTGCCCTTGAAATGGCTTATTTATATTCTACTTTTGGCACAAAAGTTAACATCATAGATTCTGGAACTTTTATGCATAAATATGATTCGGACCTTGCCTTATCAGTTAAAAATTATATTATGCAAAGAGGTATCAAAATTTACGAAAATACACAAATTCTAAGTATGGACGGTAAAAAATTACGTGTTAAAACCAATGAATTAGATGAGGAATTAATAGCGGATAAAACCTTGCTGGCTGTGGGCCGTCAAGCGAATGTTGAATCATTTAAAAAATTGAAACTAGAGTTAGGTTCAAACGGATTTGTTAAAGTGGATGATCGAATGCGTACGAGTATTGAAAACGTTTATGCCCTTGGAGATGTGACGGGAATAATGATGTTATCATCTGTTGCTTATCGTAGCTCTGATATAGTAGCGCGTGAAATCTTAGGTCTAAAATCTAATCCTATAAACAGCAATCATATCGCATGAAGTGTTTATTTAAATCCAGAGTTCAGTGGCGTAGGTTTGACTGAACAACAAATTGAAGCTGAGGGTATTGATTATGTTAAAGTAATAATGCCAGCTAATTCATTGCCTCGTTCATTAGCTGATGGTGCAGATAATCAATATACCTTTGTGAAAATTTTGGTTGAGAAATCAACACATAAAATTCTTGGTGCTTTCATGTTTGCGGAAGGTGCTCATTTATTGATTAATCAAATTTCTTTTGCGATGCAAAATAATATTACAATGGATAAATTGCAAGATGTTACTTTTACACATCCAACAATCGCAGAATCTCTATATTACATTTGAAAAATGAACGCATTTTAG
- the gltX gene encoding glutamate--tRNA ligase: protein MISNKIRTRYAPSPTGYLHIGGARTALFSFLFAKHFNGDFIFRLEDTDVKRNVIDGERSQIENLAWLGIIPDESPQNPNPNCGPYRQSEKLNRYKEIANKLISLGCAYKAYDTPEELQAQHDESDAKGIPSFKYDRNWLKISEEERQKRNANGAYSIRFAMPQNNELAWNDLVRGSISFNSSDIGDWVIMKSDGYPTYNFAVVVDDFDMAITHVLRGEEHITNTPKQLVIYNALGWQHPQFGHLTVITNMEGKKLSKRDTSLKQFIEDYRNEGYVPQAIFNFLALLGWTAADASELMTKEEIIKKFEPERLSKSPSKFDIVKMHWFSKQYFKNQTTDQLATMLNIDANDNWNKLFIETFKESCGTISELRNFYNQYKEHHDKCDFGLNDEEIKVAKHFYKLLKNTDFTIENIQKAINETKDELGVSGKKLFMPIRKASTYAEHGPELAKAIFLFGEEVVLKRLNKW, encoded by the coding sequence ATGATTTCAAATAAAATAAGAACAAGATACGCCCCTAGTCCAACAGGGTATTTGCATATTGGCGGAGCAAGAACTGCACTATTTTCTTTTCTTTTTGCTAAACATTTTAATGGCGATTTTATCTTTAGATTAGAAGATACTGATGTTAAAAGAAACGTTATCGATGGTGAAAGAAGTCAGATTGAAAACCTTGCTTGGTTAGGCATTATTCCTGATGAAAGTCCGCAAAATCCAAATCCAAATTGCGGACCTTATCGTCAAAGTGAAAAATTAAATCGCTATAAAGAAATTGCAAATAAATTAATATCTCTTGGATGTGCTTATAAAGCATATGATACACCCGAAGAATTACAAGCTCAGCATGATGAATCGGATGCTAAAGGTATCCCTTCATTTAAATATGACAGAAATTGACTAAAAATTTCTGAGGAAGAGAGACAAAAAAGAAATGCAAATGGTGCATATTCAATTCGTTTTGCAATGCCACAAAATAATGAATTAGCTTGGAATGACCTAGTTAGAGGAAGTATTTCATTCAATTCTTCCGATATTGGGGATTGAGTTATTATGAAATCAGATGGCTATCCAACATATAATTTTGCTGTCGTTGTAGATGATTTTGATATGGCGATTACACATGTTTTACGCGGGGAAGAACATATTACAAATACCCCAAAACAACTTGTAATTTACAACGCTTTAGGATGGCAACATCCACAGTTTGGTCATTTAACGGTAATTACGAACATGGAAGGAAAAAAACTTTCAAAACGTGATACGTCACTAAAACAATTTATTGAGGACTATCGCAATGAAGGTTACGTGCCGCAAGCTATTTTTAACTTTTTAGCACTTTTGGGTTGAACTGCAGCGGACGCTTCTGAATTAATGACTAAAGAAGAGATTATTAAAAAATTTGAACCTGAACGTCTTTCTAAATCTCCTTCAAAATTTGATATTGTAAAAATGCATTGATTTTCTAAACAATACTTTAAAAATCAGACCACAGATCAACTTGCTACAATGTTAAATATCGATGCAAACGATAATTGAAACAAATTATTTATTGAAACCTTCAAAGAAAGCTGCGGAACTATTTCTGAATTAAGAAACTTTTATAACCAATATAAAGAGCATCATGATAAATGCGATTTTGGATTAAATGACGAAGAAATTAAAGTTGCAAAACACTTTTATAAATTGTTAAAAAATACTGATTTTACTATTGAAAACATTCAAAAAGCGATCAATGAAACAAAAGATGAATTAGGAGTAAGTGGAAAAAAATTATTTATGCCAATTAGAAAAGCTTCAACTTATGCCGAACATGGTCCCGAATTGGCAAAAGCAATCTTTTTATTTGGTGAAGAAGTTGTTTTAAAAAGATTAAATAAATGATAA
- a CDS encoding ABC transporter permease subunit, whose amino-acid sequence MRTEKSNSKNNITKRWKGVKYSYWNNKSNSSTSWKIHPIFKHLLVLFVIAIVFWAFYAQSSNFKWNNWSLVGQKIVKLFQFKNQSDYVTGSFSGEYTNLWVDSFKALWINIQNALTGTFIGFLLAVLTAYLSFSKGLNKYIAVIFKFLLLFLRAIPELVFILVISGTFRFEFSLLLVYSWFTWLWLHKYYIDILENTEIRPFYVSLNQGNSPFKAFLKEIFPRVKHRFNALFIFSFESNIRWSSILGTLGLPGIGALIKYGSSSTSLFAQLGIPLLVLVIFVAILEIANIFFKKYLFEAKSREIKVKHKFSFANYEQLSKIVNIRKIILSCIYLIFVGITIYTLATTRYLTVNAHNTVQFIKYLFNPDFSGFSIFSNLTANNPILIFWESFQFSTASFAICIILTLISIRLQSIKLNKTYFAFSFRMLNVLIRILPTIVFIYLFLPLFTSAITIIFIVVGIHEMSSMSKQITEAIDSLDEEIIANMRLQGYSNNAIYFKYVLPSIKFDLISMSTFYFELIFRASITYSIFSENKLTIGTQITINMDTRNFHPEKAMTYVWIGTISILFINLSSYLLLKKIKKSY is encoded by the coding sequence ATGAGAACTGAAAAAAGCAATTCAAAAAACAACATAACAAAACGATGAAAAGGTGTTAAGTATTCGTATTGGAACAATAAATCAAATAGCTCTACTTCTTGAAAAATTCATCCAATCTTTAAACATCTTTTAGTTTTGTTTGTTATTGCAATAGTTTTTTGAGCATTTTATGCACAAAGCAGTAACTTCAAATGAAATAACTGGTCTTTAGTCGGACAAAAAATAGTTAAATTATTTCAATTTAAGAATCAAAGTGATTATGTGACGGGATCGTTTAGTGGTGAATACACAAATTTATGAGTTGACAGTTTTAAAGCATTATGAATAAATATTCAAAATGCTTTGACCGGTACATTTATCGGTTTTTTACTCGCTGTATTGACAGCTTATTTATCTTTTAGCAAAGGTTTAAATAAATATATTGCAGTTATATTCAAGTTTCTTTTATTATTTTTAAGAGCTATTCCTGAACTGGTCTTTATTTTAGTTATATCAGGGACTTTTAGATTTGAATTTAGTTTATTGCTTGTTTATTCATGATTCACTTGATTATGATTACACAAATATTATATTGACATACTTGAAAATACTGAAATACGACCATTTTACGTGTCACTGAATCAAGGTAATTCGCCGTTTAAAGCTTTTTTAAAAGAGATATTCCCTCGTGTCAAACATCGCTTTAATGCTCTATTCATTTTTTCATTCGAATCAAACATTCGATGATCTTCAATTCTTGGTACCTTAGGTCTTCCAGGAATCGGCGCTCTTATAAAATATGGCTCTTCATCTACCTCTCTTTTTGCTCAATTAGGCATCCCATTATTAGTGCTTGTGATTTTTGTCGCCATCCTCGAAATTGCTAACATTTTCTTCAAAAAATATCTTTTTGAAGCTAAATCAAGAGAAATAAAAGTTAAACATAAATTCTCTTTTGCAAACTACGAACAATTAAGTAAAATAGTAAATATTCGTAAAATTATCCTTTCGTGTATATATCTTATCTTTGTGGGGATAACTATCTATACACTAGCTACAACTCGATATTTAACTGTTAATGCACACAACACCGTGCAATTCATTAAATATTTATTTAATCCAGATTTTAGTGGCTTTAGTATTTTTTCTAATTTAACAGCTAATAATCCAATATTAATTTTTTGAGAATCCTTTCAATTCAGTACTGCATCATTTGCAATTTGCATAATTTTAACCTTAATTTCAATAAGATTGCAGTCTATAAAACTAAATAAAACTTACTTTGCGTTTTCATTTCGAATGTTAAATGTTTTGATTAGAATTTTACCTACTATTGTCTTTATTTACCTATTTTTACCATTATTCACTTCAGCAATTACAATAATTTTTATTGTAGTCGGAATTCACGAAATGAGCTCGATGTCAAAGCAAATAACTGAGGCAATAGATTCTCTTGACGAAGAAATTATTGCTAATATGCGCTTGCAAGGTTATTCAAATAATGCAATTTATTTTAAATATGTATTACCTTCAATTAAATTCGATCTAATCTCAATGTCGACATTTTATTTTGAATTAATCTTTAGAGCTTCGATTACATATTCTATTTTTTCAGAAAATAAATTAACAATCGGCACCCAAATCACCATTAATATGGACACTAGAAATTTTCATCCCGAAAAAGCTATGACTTATGTTTGAATAGGTACTATCTCGATTTTATTTATTAATTTGAGCAGTTATTTATTACTTAAAAAAATTAAAAAATCATATTAA
- a CDS encoding ATP-binding cassette domain-containing protein, which produces MNKNIIELNSVNLQYKTSQNSVLSNLNLQIQPGEMVAVVGPSGIGKSTLFKALVRAVNVQNGTIKLFGKNIYDCDRNQWKKIIKKIGFLTQKPNLINTEDVYDNIKRNYVDYKNFIFKIFSIIANDQKIKIFEILDSLGILDKAFYRVSELSGGQQQRIEIAKLLIRDVDIVLADEPTSNLDNQTSEEVLTLLKKMNKMQKTILVITHDLSFIKTHFNRVIVINNSTITIDKKTSEIEEWELKKAIQKTT; this is translated from the coding sequence ATGAATAAAAATATAATTGAGTTAAATTCAGTAAATTTACAGTATAAAACTAGTCAAAATTCAGTATTAAGTAATCTTAATTTACAAATCCAACCAGGCGAAATGGTTGCGGTTGTTGGTCCCAGTGGTATTGGGAAAAGCACTCTATTCAAAGCTCTGGTAAGGGCAGTTAATGTTCAAAATGGGACAATTAAACTTTTTGGTAAAAACATTTATGATTGCGACCGAAATCAATGAAAAAAAATAATAAAAAAAATTGGCTTCCTAACACAAAAACCAAACCTTATTAATACAGAAGATGTTTATGATAACATCAAAAGAAATTATGTAGATTACAAAAATTTTATCTTTAAGATTTTTAGCATAATTGCTAATGATCAAAAAATAAAAATATTTGAAATACTAGACTCTCTAGGGATTCTAGATAAAGCTTTTTATCGCGTTAGCGAACTTAGCGGAGGGCAACAACAAAGAATAGAAATTGCTAAATTACTTATACGTGATGTAGATATCGTTTTAGCTGATGAGCCAACTTCAAATCTTGATAATCAAACCAGTGAAGAAGTACTGACATTACTGAAAAAAATGAATAAAATGCAAAAAACAATTCTTGTGATAACACATGACCTCAGTTTTATTAAAACACATTTTAATCGTGTAATAGTAATTAATAATTCAACTATTACAATCGATAAAAAAACTAGCGAAATTGAAGAATGAGAACTGAAAAAAGCAATTCAAAAAACAACATAA
- the cypl gene encoding ABC transporter thiamine pyrophosphate-binding lipoprotein p37/Cypl: MKINKKIITILSALTLGTGGIFVAASCSNDAPTNRKPQDTTPTDQIRENIKKAWDTKITITNAWVNPGFLAEDGKPQTQIQKTFLTTLASRFNKLKNEDELTKDLPDVSFDIKIDYDKSKYYSTLENDNSEKDIFIANYATYLNELYEGDKLKDKFPFKFVAQSATLKFTWQSQDTDFYTDGLKDDKLRIAAEKNNQKWVKETGFEYPDWDKAKAAKKVEFDGSKYSTFYEKDKLTYVYHGAILIAGDKEKRDQIIKDWEEKNWEKFISHGIVYRKKDSAGGYKYQAALLARHFGKTLKDVNEYLQSQNENIIIGKTKDQLGKANSNGKTAHIGFDDEGAYNWTEHNAISNNYKPTGFMSSKPYDDPTNKVIRTLTLTNPAPYDVVLGRKGLSEKQAELIGKALESLSLKENTYGIYTGYNKFKQLNYEQFRKFAQLQAQAESKQNLVKEIPQIQ, from the coding sequence ATGAAAATTAACAAAAAAATAATAACTATATTATCTGCTTTGACACTTGGTACCGGAGGAATATTTGTTGCAGCTTCATGTTCTAATGATGCTCCAACTAATAGAAAGCCTCAGGACACCACACCAACAGACCAAATTCGCGAAAATATCAAAAAAGCATGAGACACTAAAATTACTATTACAAATGCTTGGGTGAATCCAGGATTTTTAGCTGAAGACGGCAAACCTCAAACCCAAATCCAAAAAACTTTTTTAACAACTTTAGCGTCTCGTTTTAATAAATTAAAAAATGAAGATGAATTAACAAAAGATCTTCCCGATGTGTCTTTTGATATAAAAATTGATTATGATAAATCAAAATACTATTCAACACTTGAAAATGACAATTCAGAAAAAGACATTTTTATCGCAAACTACGCAACTTATCTTAATGAATTATATGAGGGAGATAAGCTAAAAGACAAATTTCCTTTCAAATTCGTTGCACAAAGTGCAACTCTTAAATTTACTTGACAAAGCCAAGATACCGATTTTTATACTGATGGATTAAAAGATGATAAATTAAGAATTGCAGCTGAAAAAAATAATCAAAAATGAGTTAAAGAAACCGGTTTTGAATATCCAGACTGAGATAAAGCAAAAGCTGCTAAAAAGGTTGAATTTGACGGTTCCAAATACTCAACTTTTTATGAAAAAGACAAGCTTACATATGTTTATCACGGTGCAATCTTAATTGCCGGCGATAAAGAAAAAAGAGACCAAATAATTAAAGATTGAGAAGAAAAAAATTGAGAAAAATTCATTTCTCACGGAATAGTTTATAGAAAAAAAGATAGTGCGGGCGGTTACAAATATCAAGCAGCACTTCTAGCACGCCACTTTGGTAAAACATTAAAAGATGTTAATGAGTACTTGCAATCTCAAAATGAAAACATAATTATTGGAAAAACTAAAGATCAGCTAGGTAAGGCTAATTCAAACGGAAAAACTGCACATATCGGTTTTGACGATGAAGGCGCCTACAACTGAACTGAACACAATGCTATTTCAAATAATTATAAACCTACCGGATTTATGAGCTCGAAGCCATATGACGATCCAACAAATAAAGTTATACGGACACTAACTCTAACTAACCCCGCTCCATATGATGTTGTTTTAGGTCGTAAAGGTTTATCAGAAAAACAAGCTGAGCTAATTGGTAAAGCTCTTGAATCTTTATCACTAAAAGAAAACACGTATGGAATTTACACCGGATATAATAAATTCAAGCAACTAAACTATGAGCAATTTAGAAAATTCGCTCAACTTCAAGCACAAGCCGAAAGCAAACAAAATTTAGTTAAAGAAATACCACAAATTCAATAG